In one Salipiger abyssi genomic region, the following are encoded:
- a CDS encoding glycoside hydrolase family 3 N-terminal domain-containing protein translates to MSGRFGAAILAPLGRQLSGEERRFFRDSNPFGFILFARNLDTADQIRALTADLRDSVGRDAPVFIDQEGGRVQRLRPPLATDWLPPLDDAARFGAHAPRAMFLRYAIIAAELRALGIDGNCAPMLDVARPETHAFLRNRCYGETPERVAEIGRAVAEAHLQGGVLPVIKHLPGHGLARLDSHLDLPRISAPRAELDAVDFAAFRPFHDLPLGMTAHLVFEGLNTRPATIDRAMIALIREEIGFAGFLMTDDISMQALSGSVAERGAAALAAGCDCVLHCNGEMTEMAPLMAGAGEMSEAAQARAEAALAARRPAPELDIAALSAEREALLPERA, encoded by the coding sequence GTGAGCGGGCGGTTCGGGGCGGCGATCCTCGCGCCTTTGGGGCGTCAACTGTCCGGCGAGGAGCGCCGGTTTTTCCGTGATTCCAACCCGTTCGGCTTCATCCTCTTCGCGCGCAATCTCGACACGGCCGATCAGATCCGCGCGCTGACCGCCGATCTGCGCGATAGTGTGGGGCGTGACGCGCCGGTCTTCATCGACCAGGAGGGCGGCCGGGTACAGCGTCTGCGCCCGCCGCTGGCAACCGACTGGCTGCCGCCGCTCGACGATGCCGCGCGCTTTGGCGCCCATGCGCCCCGCGCCATGTTCCTGCGCTACGCCATCATCGCCGCCGAACTGCGCGCCCTCGGCATCGACGGCAATTGCGCCCCGATGCTCGACGTCGCCCGGCCCGAAACCCACGCCTTCCTGCGCAACCGCTGCTATGGCGAGACGCCGGAGCGCGTCGCCGAGATCGGCCGCGCCGTCGCCGAGGCGCATCTTCAGGGCGGTGTTCTGCCGGTGATCAAGCACCTGCCGGGCCACGGTCTCGCGCGGCTCGACAGCCATCTCGACCTGCCGCGCATTTCCGCCCCGCGCGCGGAGCTCGACGCGGTGGATTTCGCCGCCTTCCGCCCGTTCCACGACCTGCCGCTCGGCATGACCGCGCATCTGGTCTTCGAGGGGCTCAACACCCGTCCGGCCACCATCGACCGGGCAATGATCGCGCTCATCCGCGAAGAGATCGGCTTTGCCGGGTTCCTGATGACCGACGATATCTCGATGCAGGCGCTCTCGGGCAGTGTTGCCGAACGCGGCGCTGCCGCGCTGGCGGCGGGCTGCGATTGCGTGCTGCACTGCAATGGCGAGATGACCGAGATGGCGCCGCTCATGGCCGGCGCCGGCGAGATGAGCGAGGCGGCACAGGCCCGCGCCGAGGCGGCGCTGGCGGCCCGCAGACCGGCGCCCGAGCTTGACATCGCCGCGCTCAGCGCGGAACGTGAGGCGCTTCTGCCGGAGCGTGCCTGA
- a CDS encoding SPOR domain-containing protein: protein MADFTYDGPAETQAPAGAKVANIANWAGAAVSLALVIGVGVWGYKLLVRDVTGIPVVQAMEGPMRIAPEDPGGTLADHQGLAVNEVAGNGTAAPVPDRLLLAPEQAGLSDEDVPVAALPASVRKPSDKIAPAVIAPQDETALAEPGAEGSPGDTAGLISSLADQIAAGAEPLSELEPGADAELEPGADAEVETALGDAADEGSQETEEAATPAPAGALVRSLRPHQRPASLSTNPAPEAMLAAALEAQAGPTEIDPSSLPAGTRLAQLGAYDSPETARKEWQRFSARFGEFMEGKDRVIERASSGGRVFYRLRAHGFADLSDARRFCAAFVAENADCIPVTTR, encoded by the coding sequence ATGGCAGATTTCACCTATGACGGTCCTGCGGAGACGCAGGCGCCGGCGGGGGCAAAGGTCGCAAATATCGCCAACTGGGCCGGCGCGGCGGTATCGCTTGCGCTGGTGATCGGCGTTGGCGTCTGGGGCTACAAGCTGCTGGTGCGCGATGTCACCGGCATTCCGGTGGTGCAGGCGATGGAAGGCCCGATGCGCATCGCGCCCGAGGATCCCGGCGGCACGCTGGCCGATCACCAGGGGCTGGCGGTGAACGAGGTGGCGGGCAATGGCACGGCGGCGCCCGTGCCCGACCGGCTGCTGCTGGCGCCCGAGCAGGCCGGGCTGTCCGACGAGGATGTGCCGGTGGCGGCGCTGCCGGCCTCGGTCCGCAAACCCTCCGACAAGATCGCGCCTGCGGTGATCGCGCCGCAGGACGAGACCGCGCTGGCCGAGCCGGGTGCCGAGGGTTCGCCCGGTGACACCGCCGGGCTCATCAGCTCGCTCGCCGATCAGATTGCCGCCGGTGCCGAGCCGCTCTCCGAGCTCGAACCCGGCGCCGATGCCGAGCTCGAACCCGGCGCCGATGCCGAGGTTGAGACCGCGCTTGGCGACGCCGCCGATGAGGGCTCGCAAGAGACCGAAGAGGCCGCCACCCCGGCTCCGGCGGGCGCGCTCGTGCGCTCGCTGCGCCCGCATCAGCGCCCGGCCTCGCTCTCCACCAATCCCGCCCCCGAGGCGATGCTCGCGGCTGCGCTCGAGGCGCAGGCCGGCCCGACCGAGATCGACCCGTCCAGCCTGCCTGCCGGCACCCGCCTGGCGCAGCTCGGCGCCTATGACAGCCCGGAAACCGCCCGCAAGGAATGGCAGCGCTTCTCCGCGCGCTTCGGCGAGTTCATGGAAGGCAAGGACCGGGTGATCGAGCGCGCCAGCTCCGGTGGCCGGGTCTTCTACCGCCTGCGCGCCCATGGCTTCGCCGATCTCTCCGATGCCCGCCGATTCTGCGCCGCCTTTGTCGCCGAGAATGCCGACTGCATCCCGGTGACCACGCGGTGA
- the argS gene encoding arginine--tRNA ligase — protein MNLFTDIRALVLQAIEALQAEGALPVDLNTAPVTVEPPRDPLHGDMATNAAMVLAKPAKQKPRDIAEALAAKIGADARIVSAEVAGPGFLNLRLAPSLWQQLPQAILTDGTAFGRSHMGQGEKINVEYVSANPTGPLHVGHTRGAVFGDALASLLDFAGFDVTREYYINDGGAQVDVLARSVYLRYLEAQGHEVEFADGTYPGDYLIPVGEKLKEQVGDKYVGKGEQVWLEEIRNFATEEMMALIREDLAQLGVKMDRFFSEKSLYGTGRIEAAIDSLNDKGLIYRGVLEPPKGKTPEDWEPREQTLFKSTEHGDDVDRPIKKSDGSWTYFAPDIAYHYDKVSRGYNQLIDVFGADHGGYVKRMKAAVSALSEGRVPLDIKLIQLVKLFKNGEPFKMSKRAGTFVTLRDVVDEVGPDVTRFVMLMRKNDAPLDFDFAKAVEQSKENPVFYVQYAHARVCSVIRKATEAGIDVSDGALVQADLAVLDHEAELGLMKKLSEWPRLVEIAAKGHEPHKVAIWLNELASDLHALWNKGHDEPALRFLQDDAATSQSKIALARSVAVVISAGLGILGVTPAEEMR, from the coding sequence ATGAACCTCTTCACCGACATTCGCGCGCTTGTGCTACAGGCGATCGAGGCGTTGCAGGCCGAGGGTGCACTGCCCGTCGACCTCAACACCGCCCCCGTGACGGTGGAACCTCCGCGCGACCCGCTGCATGGCGACATGGCGACCAATGCCGCGATGGTGCTGGCCAAGCCCGCAAAGCAGAAACCGCGCGACATCGCCGAGGCGCTGGCCGCCAAGATCGGCGCCGACGCGCGCATCGTCAGCGCCGAGGTCGCGGGGCCGGGCTTTCTCAACCTGCGTCTGGCGCCGTCGCTCTGGCAACAGCTTCCCCAGGCGATCCTGACGGACGGCACGGCTTTCGGGCGCTCGCATATGGGGCAGGGCGAGAAGATCAACGTCGAATATGTCTCCGCCAACCCCACCGGCCCGCTGCATGTGGGCCATACCCGCGGCGCGGTTTTCGGCGACGCGCTGGCCAGCCTGCTGGATTTCGCGGGCTTCGACGTGACGCGGGAATATTACATCAACGATGGCGGCGCGCAGGTCGATGTGCTCGCCCGCTCGGTCTATCTGCGCTATCTCGAAGCGCAGGGCCATGAGGTGGAATTTGCCGACGGCACCTATCCGGGCGATTACCTCATCCCGGTGGGCGAAAAGCTGAAAGAGCAGGTCGGCGACAAATATGTCGGCAAGGGCGAGCAGGTCTGGCTCGAAGAGATCCGCAACTTTGCCACCGAGGAGATGATGGCGCTGATCCGCGAGGATCTGGCGCAGCTCGGCGTGAAGATGGACCGGTTCTTCTCGGAGAAATCGCTCTACGGCACCGGTCGGATCGAGGCGGCGATCGACAGCCTGAACGACAAAGGGCTGATCTATCGCGGCGTGCTGGAGCCGCCCAAGGGCAAGACCCCCGAGGATTGGGAGCCGCGCGAGCAGACCCTGTTCAAATCCACCGAGCATGGCGACGATGTGGACCGGCCGATCAAGAAATCCGATGGCAGCTGGACCTATTTCGCCCCCGACATCGCCTATCACTATGACAAGGTGAGCCGCGGCTACAACCAGCTCATCGACGTGTTCGGCGCCGATCACGGCGGCTATGTCAAGCGGATGAAGGCGGCGGTCTCGGCGCTCTCCGAGGGCAGGGTGCCGCTCGATATCAAGCTCATCCAGCTGGTGAAGCTCTTCAAGAACGGCGAGCCCTTCAAGATGTCGAAACGGGCAGGGACCTTTGTCACCCTGCGCGACGTGGTCGATGAGGTCGGCCCCGACGTGACCCGCTTCGTCATGCTGATGCGCAAGAACGACGCGCCGCTCGATTTCGATTTCGCCAAGGCGGTGGAGCAGTCCAAGGAAAACCCGGTCTTTTACGTGCAATACGCCCATGCCCGCGTCTGTTCGGTGATCCGCAAGGCCACCGAGGCGGGGATCGACGTCTCCGACGGGGCGCTGGTGCAGGCGGATCTGGCGGTGCTGGATCACGAGGCCGAGCTCGGGCTGATGAAAAAGCTCTCCGAATGGCCGCGCCTGGTCGAGATCGCCGCCAAGGGGCACGAGCCGCACAAGGTGGCGATCTGGCTCAACGAACTGGCCTCGGATCTGCATGCGCTGTGGAACAAGGGCCATGACGAGCCGGCGCTGCGCTTCCTTCAGGACGATGCCGCCACCAGCCAGAGCAAAATCGCGCTGGCGCGGTCCGTCGCGGTTGTCATTTCCGCCGGCCTTGGTATCTTGGGCGTAACCCCGGCGGAAGAAATGCGCTGA
- a CDS encoding segregation and condensation protein A, producing the protein MNDEVESNVQTLSVAERLAAEALIVDVDGFEGPLDLLLTLSRTQKVDLRKISVLQLARQYLAFVDKAKALRIELAADYLVMAAWLAFLKSRLLLPPDPTEEGPSGEELAAHLAFQLERLQAMRDVAARLMARDRLGRDFFARGLPEGMERVRKVQYTATLLDLMQGYARIRTRDEFRPFVMDRDSVYTMEQALDRMRGLLGFAGQWTDIASWLPEGWDGDPVKWRSATAATFAASLELVKEGHAEIRQSETFAPIQLRKRETPHD; encoded by the coding sequence ATGAACGACGAGGTCGAGAGCAATGTGCAGACGCTCAGCGTCGCCGAGCGCCTTGCCGCCGAGGCGCTCATCGTCGATGTGGACGGGTTCGAGGGGCCGCTCGATCTGCTGCTGACGCTCTCGCGCACGCAAAAGGTCGATCTGCGCAAGATCTCGGTGCTGCAACTGGCGCGGCAATATCTCGCCTTCGTGGACAAGGCCAAGGCGCTGCGCATCGAGCTCGCCGCCGATTACCTCGTCATGGCCGCCTGGCTCGCCTTCCTGAAATCGCGCCTGCTGCTGCCGCCCGATCCCACCGAAGAGGGCCCTTCGGGCGAGGAACTGGCCGCGCATCTGGCCTTTCAGCTCGAACGGCTTCAGGCAATGCGCGATGTCGCGGCGCGACTCATGGCGCGCGACCGGCTGGGGCGCGACTTCTTTGCACGCGGTCTGCCCGAGGGCATGGAGCGCGTGCGCAAGGTCCAGTACACCGCCACGCTGCTGGATCTCATGCAGGGCTATGCCCGCATCCGCACCCGCGACGAGTTCCGCCCCTTCGTGATGGACCGCGACAGCGTCTACACCATGGAACAGGCGCTCGACCGCATGCGCGGGCTGCTGGGCTTTGCCGGGCAATGGACGGATATCGCCTCCTGGCTGCCCGAGGGCTGGGACGGCGATCCGGTGAAATGGCGCTCGGCCACGGCGGCGACCTTCGCCGCCTCGCTGGAGCTGGTGAAGGAGGGCCATGCCGAGATACGGCAGTCTGAAACCTTCGCGCCGATCCAGCTGCGCAAACGGGAGACACCGCATGACTGA